Proteins encoded by one window of Nicotiana tabacum cultivar K326 chromosome 10, ASM71507v2, whole genome shotgun sequence:
- the LOC107788443 gene encoding heterodimeric geranylgeranyl pyrophosphate synthase small subunit 2, chloroplastic-like — protein MARVFSSINGSANLLTSVRCSYSTCYRPMVVEMGRDQSYRASIESEIEAHLKKVISIKPPESVFEPMHYLTFATPKSTAPALCVAACELVGGERAEALAAASAIHLMHVATYTHQHMHGSGTKPGPTIDHKFGPNIELLMGDGIMPFAIELLAKAMSPARENSDKILRVITEVTRAVGLQGLLEGQFRAVEWTQSGNGDEEMLEYVCKKKEGEIHACGAACGAILGDGNDEEVESLRNYGLYVGTIQGMINGVGRNNYNNRMEELRISAMKELQTRFKGKKVRPIASLIEESFVPPSQSNLL, from the coding sequence ATGGCAAGGGTCTTTTCCTCCATCAATGGTTCAGCAAACCTCCTCACTTCAGTTAGGTGTTCATATTCAACATGTTACAGGCCAATGGTAGTTGAAATGGGCCGTGATCAATCCTACCGGGCCTCTATAGAGTCTGAAATTGAAGCCCATCTTAAGAAGGTCATATCAATTAAGCCACCTGAATCTGTCTTCGAGCCCATGCATTACTTGACGTTTGCAACACCCAAATCCACAGCACCAGCCTTATGCGTTGCAGCGTGCGAGCTGGTGGGTGGTGAAAGGGCCGAAGCCTTGGCTGCAGCATCAGCAATACATCTCATGCATGTTGCTACTTACACCCACCAACACATGCATGGTTCCGGGACTAAGCCCGGGCCCACAATCGACCACAAGTTCGGGCCGAATATCGAACTTCTCATGGGAGATGGGATCATGCCCTTTGCTATTGAACTACTAGCCAAAGCCATGAGCCCGGCCCGAGAGAACTCGGACAAGATCTTAAGGGTTATTACTGAGGTCACACGGGCCGTAGGGTTACAAGGGTTGTTAGAAGGCCAGTTTAGGGCGGTAGAATGGACTCAATCAGGCAATGGAGATGAGGAAATGTTGGAATATGTGTGCAAGAAGAAAGAAGGAGAGATTCATGCATGTGGAGCTGCTTGTGGAGCCATTTTAGGTGACGGAAATGATGAAGAAGTAGAAAGCTTGAGGAATTATGGGCTTTATGTTGGAACAATACAAGGAATGATAAATGGAGTAGGAAGAAATAATTACAATAACAGAATGGAAGAACTTAGAATATCGGCCATGAAGGAATTGCAGACACGTTTCAAAGGGAAGAAGGTGAGGCCAATTGCTAGTCTTATTGAAGAGAGTTTCGTGCCTCCATCACAAAGTAATCTTCTTTAG